ACATAGGGATTAGCGGCTACTTGAAGAATGGTAATTCCTGCAGCAAGTGTAAAATAACCCACGATAAACACAAAAAAGATACGCTCACTAGCAGCAGGAGAAAATAATACACAACCAATAGCCATAACGGCTAAGCCTAGAATAATTCCCTTTTTATAACCTATTTTCGACAACAACCAACCTGCGGGTACTGAGAAAAAAAAGTAAGCTCCAAAAAAAGCAAACTGTACTAAAACTGCTTGAAAATTTGAAAGTTCAAATACATCTTTTAAACGCGGAATTAAACTATCTACCAATACCGTAATAAAACCCCACAAAAAGAACAAGAGGGTGACTATTATAAAAGCGGAGGTATATTTTTTCTTGCTGGTCATATAAAAGCTAAGATGGTTTGTGGTAGAAATTTACAGGGACTTCAATATTCTTTTTGTCTTGGTATTTCATCATTGAAAAGCCTTCGTGAATACAGTATGCACCAGTTTCACCGGCTTTATTCATGGCGATATACGCAATTTGAAAATCTTTATACTTGTTGTTTTTTGAGACAATACGCCTAATCGCCTCTTCGCAAGCTTCTTGTGGACTCATTCCGTTTCGCATAAGTTCTACAATTAAAAAGCTACCTACAGTTTTTACTACTTCCTCGCCCATTCCTGTGGCAACCGCACCACCAACTTCATTATCGAGAAATAAACCACTCCCAATAATAGGACTATCGCCCACACGCCCTTTCATCTTGTAGGAGAGTCCGCTGGTTGTGCATGCACCAGCTAGGTCACCATTTTTATCCATTGTAAGCATTCCAATGGTGTCATGATTTTCGATATTGATTAGTGGTTTATATTCAGGACTTTTAAGCCACTCTTGCCATGCCTTTTCAGATTCGGCGGTAAGCAAATTTTCAGATTCAAAACCTTTTAGAGTGGCAAATTCTTCGGCTCCTTCACCTACCAATATTACATGAGGAGTTTCTTCCATCACCTTTCTAGCAAGGGCTGCTACATGACTAGTACTAGAAACTGCCATTACTGCGCCACAATCACCATTTGTTGCCATTACACAGGCGTCTAGTGTTACATTTCCTTCTCTATCTGGAGCGCCTCCTTTACCTACGGTAGTGTTTTTTAGATTTTGTTCTTCAACAGAAACACCTTCTATTACGGCATCTAGAGCTAGTTTCCCTGCTTCTAAGGCTTCTCCTGCGACTTGGTTGGCATTGGTGAATTTCCAAGTACAAATTGCTAGAGGTAATTTAGGGGAACTTTTTGTCATAGGTGTTTTTTCTTCGGAAGGGTTTTTAGTTTTATCTGTACATGACAATGCGCTTATGGCAAAAGTAGCTCCCACAGCTCCGGCAGCAGTATTTCTTATAAATTTTCTTCGTTTCATGTTAGTCAATTTCAATCTCGTCTACAAAAATCCATGCCTTCCCGTTAAATGGATGCCCTAGGTGCCATTTGGGCAAATCTCCTAAGTTCTTAGCAACGATTTTAATATAGCGCGCACTATAATTATTCATGTTAAAGGTGACGGTTTTGACTTCCGAATCTTCAGAAGGTTTAGCCGCGTTAATGGTTTGCTTTGGCAGGTTCTTATAGAAATTTTTAGGAGTATCAGACACAAAGCAGGAAATTTCCGTAGGATAGAAAATCCAACTACGTTGATCTTGCAGAAAACTCACCTTAATATCTTGTATAGGCTTCACCTTTCCTAAATCTATAATTGCAACTACATCTGTATCTTGATAACCTTGCCACATTCCTGTTCTAAAATCTTTGCTTCCTCGCATCCCATCTATTAATGCATTGTCTCCACCGGCATTATACTGGTTGGCATAATTGGTTTCTAGCCGAATACTTATATCGGGATCTATTTTATAGAAATTTGTGAGTAGGGTATCGCTAAAAACACCACTGGTATTTTTCGCAAAAGTTTTTAAAGAGGCCTTATTTTTAATTTTAAAGGGCTTTTCGTACTTTTTAAAATCGGTATTACCTAAACTATAAAACACTTCATTATTCTCGCCAATGGTACTCAAAGTAATTTCTGTTTCTGTTTTAAACGCTATAGCTCCTTTTTTAATAAAAGGCACAGGCACAATTAATGATTCGGAAATTTTAGTACTTGGGACTTCAGAATCTTTTGTTCCCCAAGTAGAAGGTGTGGAGCTCATTTCGAAAACCAGCGTACCTCCTGCAATAATTTCGTCATGGGTGATATAAGAGCGATTTAATGGTTGGTTATTTAGCGTAGCCGAATTAATATAAATAGCGGTTTCAGAAATGCCATTAGCTACAATTGTAAATTGCTTATCATTTTCTAAATTAATTGTCGATTTTTCAAATAAAGGTGCTCCAATTATATAGGTACTACTTCCTGGAGTAACCGGATAAAAGCCTAAAGAACTAAAAATGTACCAAGCGCTCATTTGTCCGCAATCTTCATTTCCTGAAATTCCTTCTGGAGAATTGGTATACAGTGTAGTTAAAATTTGATGTGTTAGTTCTTGAGTTCGTTGTGGGTTATTTACAAAATTATAAAGGTATGCTATATGGTGACTTGGTTCGTTGCCATGGGCGTATTGCCCAATAAGCCCTGTTATGTCTGCTTGATTTCTACCAGAAGTTTCGGTTTTTGCCGAAAATAAATTGTCAAGGTGCGTTTTAAATTTTTGCTTACCCCCCATTAAATCGATCATTCCTGAAATATCTTGAGGTGCATAGAGGCTATATTGCCATGCGTTTGCCTCTGTGTAGTTAAAATTTACTTCAAACGGGTCGAACGGACCAAACCAGGTATTGTTAAATCGTCCTTGAAAAAAATTGGTTTCAGGGTTAAAAAGGTTCTTGTAATGCTGTGCCCGCTTAGTATACGTTTGGTAATCTTCTGTTTTGCCCATTTTTTTTGCCATTTGAGCAATGGTCCAATCGTCGTAAGCATATTCTAGCGTTTTTGATACACTTTCGCTTTCTTCTTCTACAGGGATAAAACCATATTCTTTATACGACTGTAGCCCGAGGTGGTTTTGCATGGCACTATGTTTCATTGCTTTAAGTGCCGTTTCGGCATTAAAACCATCAATTCCTTTTAGGTAAGCATCTGCAATTACCGGAATACCGTGGTACCCAATCATACAACCTGTGTAATTTGCACTAAGATCCCAAATGGGGATAATACCTCCTTCTTTATATTTGGCAAGCATAGTCTTTACAAAATCTGTAGTTCGGTCTTGTTCAATAATCGTGTAAAGAGGGTGCGCGGCTCGATAGGTGTCCCATAGAGAAAATACGGTGTAATATTTAAAATCGTTGGTTTCATGAATTTTTAAGTCCATACCACGATAGCGACCATCTATATCTTGATAGCTATTTGGGGCTATCATGGTGTGATAGAGTGAGGTGTAGAAATTAACTTTATAGTCGTAATTGCTACTTTCTACAATTATTTTTTCGAGCTGTTTTTCCCATATTTCGTTTGCCTCCGTCTTGATTTGATTAAACGTTTTATCAGCAAGCTCTGTTTCCCTATTATTTTTCGCACCTTCTATATCTACTGCCGAAATTCCTACGGAAATATAAATGGGTTCGTTGTTAGGATTTATAAACTGAAGGGCGGCACGTTGCGCGCCAGGTTCTCCATACGTCGGAGGCGACTGAAGCATATCTTCAAAAGGATGAGAGGTTTTTATGCTAAAAAAGAGACGTTGATCTACGGCCCATGCCTCTGAGTGTCTATAACCCTGAATTTCTGTGTTTGAAACAATTTCAATGGTAGCGTCTAAAACTTTGTCACGGTGAATTAGGTCTAACATCACTACCTGTTCTTGCGCCGAAGGGAATTGATATTTGTGCATGCCAGTTCTTTCGGTTACAGTAAGTTCAACTTCAATATTTGTGTCATCTAAATGTACTTTATAATAACCAGGGCTAGCATCTTCGCGATCGTGAGAAAAAGTAGATCCATAGCCAGGTTCACCATCTGCCCCATTGTTGAAGTTTATTTTATTGGTAGGCATGAGCAAAATATCGCCATAATCACTTACACCAGTACCACTTAAATGAGTGTGGGAAAAACCATAAATATAATCGTCGCTGTAATGATACCCGCTGCAACCGTCCCAACCATCTAGACGCGTATCTGGACTTAATTGTACCATACCAAAAGGAGTAGTAGCGCCAGGGTAGGTGTGCCCATGCCCACCTGTACCTATAAAGGTATTTACGTAAGATGTGAGCGAGGTATCTTTTTTTGCCGAAGTTATAGCTGGAGGCGTAGTACAACTAATGAGAACCATGCTAAAAAGAAGAAAGGCAGCAATTTTATTCATTGGGTTGTTTTGTGTCTGAAAAGATACGAAACCTTTTGAAGAGGGACTTACATCTTAAAGCTAGTTTTTGTGATGACAATTGTAAAATTATTTCGATGGTATACTAAAGGAGCTGAAAACCAAAGCCGTTTGTTGTTTTAGAATAAAATAATGTAACTTTCCGCTAGCTACACAATAGATGGGGGAAATAAAACATATGTTGGAGCAAC
This Rasiella rasia DNA region includes the following protein-coding sequences:
- a CDS encoding isoaspartyl peptidase/L-asparaginase family protein, with product MKRRKFIRNTAAGAVGATFAISALSCTDKTKNPSEEKTPMTKSSPKLPLAICTWKFTNANQVAGEALEAGKLALDAVIEGVSVEEQNLKNTTVGKGGAPDREGNVTLDACVMATNGDCGAVMAVSSTSHVAALARKVMEETPHVILVGEGAEEFATLKGFESENLLTAESEKAWQEWLKSPEYKPLINIENHDTIGMLTMDKNGDLAGACTTSGLSYKMKGRVGDSPIIGSGLFLDNEVGGAVATGMGEEVVKTVGSFLIVELMRNGMSPQEACEEAIRRIVSKNNKYKDFQIAYIAMNKAGETGAYCIHEGFSMMKYQDKKNIEVPVNFYHKPS
- a CDS encoding GH92 family glycosyl hydrolase, producing MNKIAAFLLFSMVLISCTTPPAITSAKKDTSLTSYVNTFIGTGGHGHTYPGATTPFGMVQLSPDTRLDGWDGCSGYHYSDDYIYGFSHTHLSGTGVSDYGDILLMPTNKINFNNGADGEPGYGSTFSHDREDASPGYYKVHLDDTNIEVELTVTERTGMHKYQFPSAQEQVVMLDLIHRDKVLDATIEIVSNTEIQGYRHSEAWAVDQRLFFSIKTSHPFEDMLQSPPTYGEPGAQRAALQFINPNNEPIYISVGISAVDIEGAKNNRETELADKTFNQIKTEANEIWEKQLEKIIVESSNYDYKVNFYTSLYHTMIAPNSYQDIDGRYRGMDLKIHETNDFKYYTVFSLWDTYRAAHPLYTIIEQDRTTDFVKTMLAKYKEGGIIPIWDLSANYTGCMIGYHGIPVIADAYLKGIDGFNAETALKAMKHSAMQNHLGLQSYKEYGFIPVEEESESVSKTLEYAYDDWTIAQMAKKMGKTEDYQTYTKRAQHYKNLFNPETNFFQGRFNNTWFGPFDPFEVNFNYTEANAWQYSLYAPQDISGMIDLMGGKQKFKTHLDNLFSAKTETSGRNQADITGLIGQYAHGNEPSHHIAYLYNFVNNPQRTQELTHQILTTLYTNSPEGISGNEDCGQMSAWYIFSSLGFYPVTPGSSTYIIGAPLFEKSTINLENDKQFTIVANGISETAIYINSATLNNQPLNRSYITHDEIIAGGTLVFEMSSTPSTWGTKDSEVPSTKISESLIVPVPFIKKGAIAFKTETEITLSTIGENNEVFYSLGNTDFKKYEKPFKIKNKASLKTFAKNTSGVFSDTLLTNFYKIDPDISIRLETNYANQYNAGGDNALIDGMRGSKDFRTGMWQGYQDTDVVAIIDLGKVKPIQDIKVSFLQDQRSWIFYPTEISCFVSDTPKNFYKNLPKQTINAAKPSEDSEVKTVTFNMNNYSARYIKIVAKNLGDLPKWHLGHPFNGKAWIFVDEIEID